From a region of the Buchnera aphidicola (Aphis fabae) genome:
- the mnmG gene encoding tRNA uridine-5-carboxymethylaminomethyl(34) synthesis enzyme MnmG produces the protein MLQSNLKIFDVIIIGGGHAGTEAASASSRLGCKTLLLTKNITDIGVLSCNPAIGGIGKSHLVKEIDALGGVMARAIDYSGIQFRILNSKKGPAVRSTRAQADRVLYSQSVRKLLKKEKNLLILEEEIKDLIVKNYKVIGVLTQSQISFHAKSVVLSTGTFLGGRIHIGSDSYFSGRRGEKASLDLACRLRELPLRVNRLKTGTPPRIDLNTINFKDLFVQYGDIPVPVFSFIGNASDHPRQIPCYLTHTNEKTHQIIRDNLDKSPIRQGLITGLGPRYCPSIEDKIVRFPNKISHQIFLEPEGLSSSRIYPNGISTSLPLNIQEEIIKSIKGLEKAKIIDPGYAIEYDFFDPKDLNLTLESKWIKGLFLAGQINGTTGYEEAASQGLLAGLNAGLHALGRKQWFPRRDQAYLGVLIDDLTTQGTREPYRMFTSRAEYRLILREDNADLRLTEIARKFGLIDDFRWSRYSSKLLNINSEIKYLKKTKIHPESSNSKLLNSFFNISLTKEINIFNLLKRPEITYKNLAYLNIFNANTSDLAVIHHIENEIKYEGYIKRQLEEINKHLKNENTFLSSQYDYKKVKGLSHEAISKLNDYKPVSIGQASRISGITPAAISVLLIHLKKEAYKKLIL, from the coding sequence ATGTTGCAGTCAAATTTAAAAATTTTTGATGTAATTATTATTGGTGGAGGACATGCTGGAACTGAAGCTGCATCAGCTTCTTCAAGATTAGGGTGTAAAACATTGTTATTAACGAAAAATATAACGGATATTGGTGTTTTGTCTTGCAATCCAGCAATTGGTGGAATTGGAAAAAGTCATTTAGTAAAAGAAATAGATGCTTTAGGCGGTGTAATGGCTAGAGCAATTGATTATTCAGGCATTCAATTTAGAATTTTAAATAGTAAAAAAGGACCTGCCGTACGATCTACTCGGGCACAAGCTGATAGAGTACTTTATTCTCAAAGTGTAAGAAAATTATTGAAAAAAGAAAAGAATTTATTAATTTTAGAAGAGGAAATAAAAGATTTAATTGTAAAGAATTATAAGGTTATTGGTGTTTTAACACAAAGTCAGATAAGTTTTCATGCTAAATCAGTTGTTTTGTCTACAGGTACTTTTTTAGGAGGTAGAATACATATAGGTTCAGATAGTTATTTTTCAGGAAGAAGAGGTGAAAAGGCTTCTTTAGATTTAGCATGTCGTTTGAGAGAATTACCTTTACGAGTGAATCGACTAAAAACAGGTACTCCACCTAGAATTGATTTAAATACTATTAATTTTAAGGATTTATTTGTTCAATATGGAGATATTCCTGTTCCAGTTTTTTCTTTTATAGGAAATGCTTCAGATCATCCTCGTCAAATACCATGTTATCTTACACATACAAATGAAAAAACACATCAAATAATACGTGATAATTTAGATAAAAGTCCAATACGTCAAGGTTTAATAACAGGTTTAGGACCTCGATATTGTCCCTCTATTGAAGATAAAATTGTACGTTTTCCAAATAAAATTTCACATCAGATTTTTTTAGAACCAGAAGGTTTATCTAGTTCTAGAATATATCCTAATGGAATTTCAACTAGTTTACCGTTAAATATTCAAGAAGAAATAATTAAATCTATAAAAGGATTGGAAAAAGCTAAAATTATTGATCCAGGATACGCAATAGAATATGATTTTTTTGACCCTAAAGATTTAAATTTAACTTTAGAAAGTAAATGGATTAAAGGACTCTTTTTAGCAGGTCAAATCAACGGTACTACTGGATATGAAGAAGCTGCTTCACAAGGTCTTTTAGCGGGTTTAAATGCTGGACTACATGCATTGGGTCGAAAACAATGGTTTCCTAGACGTGATCAAGCTTATTTAGGTGTTCTTATTGATGATCTTACTACACAAGGAACTAGAGAACCATATCGTATGTTTACTTCACGTGCTGAATATCGATTAATTTTACGAGAAGATAATGCTGATTTACGTCTTACTGAAATTGCTCGTAAATTTGGATTAATAGATGATTTTAGGTGGTCTCGTTATAGTAGTAAATTATTAAATATTAATTCTGAAATAAAATATTTAAAGAAAACAAAAATACATCCTGAATCTTCTAATTCTAAACTTTTAAATAGTTTTTTTAATATTTCATTAACTAAAGAAATAAATATATTTAATTTATTAAAACGACCAGAAATAACATACAAAAATTTAGCTTATTTAAATATTTTTAATGCTAACACATCTGATCTAGCAGTTATTCATCATATAGAAAATGAAATAAAATATGAAGGTTACATCAAAAGACAGTTAGAAGAGATTAATAAACATTTAAAAAATGAAAATACTTTTTTATCATCTCAATATGATTATAAAAAAGTAAAAGGTTTATCGCATGAAGCAATTTCTAAGTTAAATGATTATAAACCAGTTTCTATTGGTCAAGCATCTCGTATTTCTGGTATTACACCAGCAGCTATATCTGTTCTATTGATACATTTAAAAAAAGAAGCTTATAAAAAACTTATTTTATAA
- the atpB gene encoding F0F1 ATP synthase subunit A yields MFLEKIPNPQKYISHHLHHLQIDLFNFKIIENGSIASHFWILNLDSIIFSFILGCVFLSIFYTVAKKITTGVPNKVQACIEIIFEFILSNVKNMFQGNNPLIAPLSLTVFIWVFLMNLMDLIPIDFIPLFFDRLFHISAIRIVPSADVNITLSMSLAVFVLILFYSIKIKGYIGFFKELTLQPFNHPVFFIFNFLLEFVSLLSKPISLGLRLFGNMYSGEMIFILIAGLLPWWSQCFLNVPWAIFHILIISLQAFIFMVLTIVYLSIASQSH; encoded by the coding sequence ATGTTTTTAGAGAAAATACCCAATCCTCAAAAATATATCAGTCATCATTTACATCATTTACAAATAGATTTATTTAATTTCAAGATTATTGAAAATGGAAGTATTGCTTCTCATTTTTGGATTTTAAATCTTGATTCAATAATATTTTCTTTTATATTAGGATGTGTTTTTTTAAGTATTTTTTACACAGTGGCAAAAAAAATTACGACTGGTGTTCCAAATAAAGTACAAGCGTGTATTGAAATAATTTTTGAGTTTATATTATCTAATGTAAAAAATATGTTTCAAGGTAATAACCCACTTATAGCACCATTGTCATTAACAGTTTTTATATGGGTTTTTTTAATGAATCTTATGGATTTAATTCCAATTGATTTTATACCTTTGTTTTTTGATAGATTATTTCACATTTCAGCTATTCGTATTGTTCCATCTGCAGATGTAAATATTACTTTATCAATGTCATTAGCAGTTTTTGTTTTAATTTTATTTTATAGTATAAAGATTAAGGGGTATATTGGTTTTTTTAAAGAACTAACTTTACAACCTTTTAATCATCCTGTATTTTTTATTTTTAATTTTTTATTGGAATTTGTTTCGTTATTATCTAAGCCTATTTCTTTAGGATTAAGACTTTTTGGTAATATGTATTCTGGTGAAATGATTTTTATTTTAATTGCAGGTTTGCTTCCATGGTGGTCTCAGTGTTTTTTAAATGTTCCATGGGCTATTTTTCATATTTTAATAATTTCTTTGCAAGCTTTTATTTTCATGGTATTGACAATTGTTTATTTATCAATAGCTTCGCAATCTCATTAA
- the atpE gene encoding F0F1 ATP synthase subunit C, with protein sequence MDNLNVDMLYIAVAIMIGLAAIGAAIGIGILGGKFLEGAARQPDLIPLLRTQFFVVMGLVDAIPMIAVGLGLYMLFAIS encoded by the coding sequence ATGGATAATTTAAATGTTGATATGTTGTATATAGCAGTAGCTATTATGATTGGATTAGCTGCAATTGGTGCTGCGATTGGTATTGGTATTTTGGGTGGAAAATTTTTAGAAGGAGCAGCAAGACAACCTGATTTAATTCCTTTATTAAGAACACAATTTTTTGTTGTAATGGGATTAGTCGATGCAATTCCTATGATTGCTGTAGGTTTAGGTTTATATATGCTTTTTGCTATTTCTTAA
- a CDS encoding F0F1 ATP synthase subunit B produces the protein MNLNATIFGQAISFFLFVWFCMKYIWPPIILAIETRQKKIEDTLISSKKIEKESLIMQKKMDEMIKETKEKASLILNEANQKKIFILEEARNKAIKETKKILLNSQIEIDMQFMDARQKLQKEIIDLSILMTEKIIKKNIQENKNKFFINNIITSLSEIKNQCR, from the coding sequence GTGAATCTTAATGCAACAATTTTTGGACAAGCAATTTCATTTTTTTTATTTGTTTGGTTTTGTATGAAATATATATGGCCTCCTATCATTTTGGCTATAGAAACAAGACAAAAAAAAATTGAAGATACTTTAATTTCTTCAAAAAAAATTGAAAAAGAATCTCTTATTATGCAAAAAAAAATGGATGAAATGATTAAAGAGACAAAAGAAAAAGCTTCTTTGATTTTAAATGAAGCAAATCAAAAAAAAATATTCATTTTAGAAGAAGCAAGAAATAAAGCGATTAAAGAAACTAAAAAAATTTTATTAAATAGCCAAATAGAAATTGATATGCAATTTATGGATGCACGTCAAAAATTACAAAAAGAAATTATAGATCTATCTATTTTAATGACTGAAAAAATAATTAAAAAAAATATCCAAGAAAATAAAAATAAATTTTTTATAAATAATATAATAACTTCGTTATCAGAGATAAAAAATCAATGTAGGTAA
- the atpH gene encoding ATP synthase F1 subunit delta, with protein MSFDTIARPYAKAIFEIAIKNDSIKKWKQTLILINKIISFKKVQKFLSGSLSPHYLSSFFIFVIDEYLDGHSKNLIKLLAHNQRFKIFNNILKQFLKLEASYQKIIIVELTSAFVLKQDQVIEIRLVLEEILSSKVKFIYKINNYILDGVIIGINDQIFDFSMRNHLKQLSSVLNFQENNICN; from the coding sequence ATGTCATTTGATACTATTGCTAGACCTTATGCTAAAGCTATTTTTGAAATAGCAATAAAAAATGATTCTATAAAAAAATGGAAACAAACATTAATTTTAATTAATAAAATTATTTCATTTAAAAAAGTTCAAAAATTTTTATCTGGATCTTTATCTCCTCACTATTTATCATCATTTTTTATATTTGTTATTGACGAATATCTTGACGGACATTCAAAAAATTTAATAAAATTATTAGCTCATAATCAGCGGTTTAAAATATTTAATAATATATTAAAACAATTTCTTAAGCTAGAAGCTTCTTATCAAAAAATTATTATTGTTGAATTGACATCCGCATTTGTTTTAAAACAAGATCAAGTTATTGAAATACGCCTTGTTTTAGAAGAAATATTATCTTCTAAAGTTAAATTTATATATAAAATTAATAATTATATACTTGATGGTGTCATTATAGGGATAAATGATCAAATTTTTGATTTTTCTATGCGAAATCATTTAAAACAATTATCTTCAGTATTAAATTTTCAAGAGAACAATATATGCAATTAA
- the atpA gene encoding F0F1 ATP synthase subunit alpha — MQLNSTEISQLIKERINQFEVFNQSYNEGTIISVNDGIIKIYGLSEVMLGEMISLPNNEYAIALNIERDTVSAVVMGPYICITEGMKVRCTGKILEVPVGINLLGRIVNALGAPIDGKGIIKYDSFLPVEANAPGVIERKSINQPIQTGYKAIDSMIPIGRGQRELIIGDRQTGKTALAIDTIINQKKSGIPCIYVAIGQKLSTVINVVKKLEEYDALANTIIVVASASEAASLQYLSPYSGCAMGEFFRDQGKDALIVYDDLSKHAVAYRQISLLLRRPPGREAFPGDIFYLHSRLLERSARVSEEYVKNLTKGKVIGQTGSLTALPIIETQSGDVSAFVPTNVISITDGQIFLESNLFNSGIRPAVNAGISVSRVGSSAQTKIIKQLSSGIRTALAQYHELAAFSQFASDLDPATQKQLIYGQKITELLKQKQYTPLSIAEQALMFFLSANHFLDDISIEKIAQFERDILTYAYNYDLNLMMQINQDGDFNSKIKDKFIELIKKFKNS, encoded by the coding sequence ATGCAATTAAATTCTACAGAAATTAGTCAATTAATTAAAGAAAGAATTAATCAATTCGAGGTATTTAATCAATCTTATAATGAAGGTACTATTATTTCTGTGAACGATGGTATTATAAAAATCTACGGTCTTTCTGAAGTTATGTTAGGAGAAATGATTTCGTTACCTAATAACGAATATGCTATTGCGCTCAATATAGAAAGAGATACAGTGTCTGCTGTAGTGATGGGTCCTTATATTTGCATTACTGAAGGAATGAAAGTAAGATGCACAGGAAAAATTTTAGAGGTTCCTGTTGGTATCAATCTTTTAGGTCGAATTGTTAACGCATTAGGTGCTCCTATCGATGGAAAAGGGATTATAAAATATGATAGTTTTTTACCAGTAGAAGCAAATGCTCCAGGAGTTATTGAACGAAAATCAATTAACCAACCAATACAAACTGGTTACAAAGCTATTGATTCTATGATTCCTATTGGTCGAGGTCAACGTGAGCTAATTATCGGAGATCGTCAAACTGGTAAAACTGCGCTTGCAATAGATACTATTATAAATCAAAAAAAATCTGGTATTCCATGTATTTATGTTGCTATAGGACAAAAACTTTCAACTGTTATTAATGTTGTTAAAAAATTAGAAGAATATGATGCTTTAGCAAATACTATCATTGTTGTTGCTTCCGCTTCTGAAGCTGCTTCTTTACAATATTTATCACCATATTCAGGTTGCGCTATGGGAGAATTTTTTCGTGATCAAGGAAAAGATGCTTTAATCGTTTATGATGATCTATCTAAACATGCAGTTGCTTATCGTCAGATCTCTTTGTTATTACGCCGTCCTCCTGGGAGAGAAGCTTTTCCTGGAGATATATTTTATTTACATTCTCGTTTGTTAGAAAGATCGGCTCGTGTGTCTGAAGAATATGTAAAGAATCTTACTAAAGGAAAAGTTATTGGACAAACAGGATCACTTACAGCGTTGCCAATTATTGAAACACAGTCTGGTGATGTTTCTGCATTTGTTCCGACTAACGTTATTTCTATTACTGATGGTCAAATATTTTTAGAATCTAATTTATTTAATTCAGGTATTCGGCCTGCTGTAAATGCTGGTATTTCTGTTTCTCGTGTTGGTAGTTCGGCTCAAACTAAAATTATCAAACAATTATCTTCTGGAATACGAACAGCATTAGCTCAATATCATGAACTTGCAGCATTTTCACAATTTGCATCAGATTTAGATCCAGCAACACAAAAACAGTTAATTTATGGTCAAAAAATTACAGAATTACTTAAACAAAAACAATATACTCCTCTGAGTATAGCTGAACAAGCACTAATGTTTTTTCTTTCAGCAAATCATTTTCTTGATGATATTTCTATTGAAAAAATAGCTCAATTTGAACGAGATATTTTGACATATGCATATAATTATGATTTAAATTTAATGATGCAAATTAATCAAGATGGAGATTTTAATAGTAAAATAAAAGATAAATTTATTGAATTAATAAAAAAATTTAAAAATTCTTAA
- the atpG gene encoding F0F1 ATP synthase subunit gamma, whose protein sequence is MGIKEIQNQITSVISTKKITKAMEMVAISKMRKTEERMRLGRPYCEIIKKVIHHIVKGSLEYKHSYLENRDSKRIGMIIISTDRGLCGSLNTNLFKQVLLKMKKFMYLNIPCDLILFGLKSLSVFKLYGSSILAQVTNIGENPDLSKLIGSIQIILEKYQNNEIDKIFIAYNKFHNKMSQYPIITQLLPLSPEKNILNKEKWDYLYEPESKLILDTLFDRYIESQVYQSILENIASEQAARMVAMKTATDNSASRIKELQLVYNKVRQANITQELNEIIAGASAVSVD, encoded by the coding sequence GTGGGTATAAAAGAAATACAAAATCAAATAACTAGTGTTATAAGTACAAAAAAAATTACTAAAGCAATGGAAATGGTTGCTATTTCTAAAATGAGAAAAACCGAAGAAAGAATGCGTTTAGGCAGACCTTATTGCGAAATTATTAAAAAAGTGATTCATCATATTGTAAAAGGAAGTCTAGAATATAAACATAGTTATTTAGAAAATCGAGATAGTAAAAGAATTGGTATGATTATTATTTCAACTGATCGTGGTTTATGTGGTAGTTTAAATACTAATCTTTTTAAACAAGTACTATTAAAAATGAAGAAATTTATGTATTTGAATATTCCTTGTGATTTAATATTATTTGGTTTAAAAAGTTTATCTGTATTTAAGTTATATGGCAGTTCTATTCTTGCTCAAGTAACTAATATAGGAGAAAATCCAGATTTATCTAAATTAATTGGATCTATACAAATTATTTTAGAAAAATATCAAAATAATGAAATTGATAAAATATTTATTGCGTATAATAAGTTTCACAATAAAATGTCTCAATATCCAATAATTACTCAACTTCTTCCTTTATCTCCTGAAAAAAATATATTAAATAAAGAAAAATGGGATTATTTATATGAACCAGAATCTAAACTAATTTTAGATACATTATTTGATAGATATATTGAATCTCAAGTTTATCAAAGTATTTTAGAAAATATTGCAAGCGAACAAGCAGCTCGTATGGTAGCTATGAAAACTGCAACAGATAATAGTGCTAGTCGTATTAAAGAACTACAACTAGTTTATAATAAAGTTCGTCAAGCTAACATTACTCAAGAATTAAATGAAATTATTGCTGGAGCATCAGCAGTATCAGTAGATTAA
- the atpD gene encoding F0F1 ATP synthase subunit beta, with protein sequence MVATGKIVQIIGAVVDVEFDQSAVPKIYNALEVKNQKIKLILEVQQQLGSGIVRTIAMGSTNGLKRGLIVIDLGHYIKIPVGQSTLGRIINVLGETIDGKGPLRSTDSSKIEHWEIHRSPPSYQEQATSQEILETGIKVIDLICPFSKGGKVGLFGGAGVGKTVNMMELIRNIAIEHSGYSVFTGVGERTREGNDFYYEMKESKVLDKVSLVYGQMNEPPGNRLRVAFTGLTIAEKFRDEGKNVLLFIDNIYRYTLAGTEVSALLGRMPSAVGYQPTLSEEMGLLQERITSTKKGSITSVQAVYVPADDLTDPSPATTFAHLDSTVTLSRQIASLGIYPAVDPLNSTSRQLDPYIIGDEHYNTARGVQSILQRYQELKDIIAILGMDELSEEDKKLVSRARKIQRFLSQPFFVAEVFTGFPGKYVSLKDNIRAFKGIIEGEFDDLPEQAFYMVGSIEEVQEKSKTL encoded by the coding sequence ATGGTAGCTACTGGAAAAATTGTTCAAATTATTGGTGCTGTGGTAGATGTAGAATTTGATCAAAGTGCAGTACCAAAAATATATAATGCTTTAGAAGTAAAAAATCAAAAAATAAAACTTATTTTAGAAGTTCAACAACAATTAGGCTCTGGTATTGTTAGAACAATTGCTATGGGATCTACAAATGGTTTGAAAAGAGGTTTAATTGTTATTGATCTTGGGCATTACATTAAGATACCAGTAGGACAATCTACATTAGGTCGTATAATAAATGTCTTAGGAGAAACTATAGATGGTAAAGGACCATTAAGAAGTACAGATTCTTCTAAAATAGAACATTGGGAAATTCACAGATCTCCACCTAGTTATCAAGAACAAGCTACTTCTCAGGAAATTTTAGAAACAGGTATAAAAGTTATTGATTTAATCTGTCCTTTTTCAAAAGGTGGAAAAGTTGGTTTGTTTGGAGGAGCAGGTGTAGGTAAAACAGTAAATATGATGGAATTAATTAGAAATATTGCAATAGAACATTCTGGTTATTCAGTGTTTACTGGAGTAGGTGAAAGAACACGAGAAGGAAATGACTTTTATTATGAAATGAAAGAGTCTAAGGTATTGGATAAAGTTTCTTTAGTATATGGCCAAATGAATGAACCTCCAGGAAATCGGTTACGTGTTGCTTTTACAGGATTAACTATTGCAGAAAAATTTCGTGATGAAGGTAAAAATGTTTTATTGTTTATCGATAATATATATCGTTATACTTTAGCTGGAACAGAAGTATCAGCCTTGCTTGGAAGAATGCCATCTGCTGTAGGATATCAACCTACTTTATCTGAAGAAATGGGTTTATTACAAGAAAGAATTACTTCGACTAAAAAAGGTTCAATTACTTCTGTTCAAGCAGTTTATGTTCCTGCAGATGATTTAACAGATCCATCACCTGCTACGACGTTTGCGCATCTAGATTCTACAGTGACACTAAGTCGTCAAATTGCATCTTTAGGTATTTATCCAGCTGTTGATCCTTTAAATTCTACAAGTCGTCAATTAGATCCTTATATTATTGGAGATGAACATTATAATACAGCACGAGGAGTTCAATCAATATTACAAAGATATCAAGAGTTAAAAGATATTATTGCAATATTAGGAATGGATGAACTTTCAGAAGAAGATAAAAAATTAGTTTCAAGAGCACGTAAAATACAGAGATTTTTATCGCAACCATTTTTTGTTGCAGAAGTATTTACTGGTTTTCCAGGTAAATATGTATCTTTGAAAGATAATATTCGTGCGTTTAAAGGAATAATAGAAGGTGAATTTGATGATTTACCAGAACAAGCGTTTTACATGGTAGGTTCAATTGAAGAAGTTCAAGAAAAATCAAAAACATTATAA
- a CDS encoding F0F1 ATP synthase subunit epsilon, producing MSMDFYLDIVSVEKRIFSGLVNKIQVSGSEGDMGIYPGHTQLLSIIKPGIVYIFHKNNTEECIYISGGILEIQPSIISILADIAIRGVDLDRARILETKKQAEEYFKNQDKKIKKDDLLLQISKEIAKLRVLEIMDKFK from the coding sequence ATATCCATGGATTTTTATTTAGATATTGTTAGTGTTGAAAAACGTATATTTTCTGGATTAGTTAATAAAATACAAGTTTCTGGTAGTGAAGGAGACATGGGTATTTATCCAGGACATACTCAATTATTAAGCATAATTAAACCAGGAATCGTATATATATTTCATAAAAACAATACAGAAGAGTGTATTTATATATCAGGAGGAATTTTAGAAATTCAACCTTCTATTATTTCTATTTTAGCAGATATTGCTATTCGTGGTGTAGATTTAGATCGAGCACGTATTTTAGAAACAAAAAAACAAGCTGAAGAATATTTTAAAAATCAAGATAAAAAAATTAAAAAAGATGATCTTTTACTTCAAATATCTAAAGAAATTGCAAAACTTCGTGTTCTTGAAATTATGGATAAGTTTAAATAA